A single genomic interval of Helianthus annuus cultivar XRQ/B chromosome 13, HanXRQr2.0-SUNRISE, whole genome shotgun sequence harbors:
- the LOC110902010 gene encoding F-box protein CPR1: protein MAEFPSEIMYDILSRMPVKSLARFRCVSKLWCSYINDPYLETMHAKRAAVNDPTLIMLHNSEYPNSLCTLSFLEYKEETDTCTLQVRKKPPVMDFSCMSPNYKKRILGSCNGLLYSSQFSLEYNTSTLVVIHPLRREFYELPPIKIPLHLQHETKPWLSVKNHSSGLGYDDSTNTFKMLCIVQVKPVNDKLVDLWTMVHVLGTDSWRKIPQVPSYHVVGRGVFANGCLHWLVSNEYDDYCDRHLRRPVISFDMEKEEFGLINPPRERLKSFSVSEHLVDLNGEVGYVCTMFEYDRMEVWVLKETGWVIHCKLEENPPIQYDDFLKIKVLGFWNENGDILMQAVYSKQMFVYNLKSDKFYEVKFDGPEKGVERDIRLYQSSLFSTRYSIIKK, encoded by the coding sequence ATGGCTGAGTTTCCTTCGGAAATCATGTACGACATCTTGTCAAGAATGCCGGTGAAATCTTTGGCTCGTTTCCGGTGTGTAAGCAAGCTATGGTGCAGCTACATCAACGATCCATACCTTGAAACCATGCATGCCAAACGAGCAGCAGTGAACGATCCCACACTCATCATGCTCCATAATTCTGAATATCCCAACTCACTCTGCACACTCAGTTTTTTGGAATATAAAGAAGAAACGGATACTTGTACTCTACAGGTGAGAAAGAAGCCACCGGTCATGGATTTTTCGTGTATGAGCCCGAATTATAAAAAAAGAATTCTAGGTTCTTGCAATGGTCTGCTCTATTCATCACAATTTTCCTTAGAATATAACACCAGTACTTTGGTTGTGATCCATCCCTTAAGGAGAGAATTTTATGAGTTGCCACCCATCAAGATACCATTACACCTACAACATGAGACGAAACCCTGGCTTTCTGTTAAGAATCACtcatctgggcttggttacgatGATTCTACCAACACTTTCAAGATGCTGTGTATCGTACAAGTCAAGCCAGTAAACGATAAACTGGTGGATCTATGGACCATGGTGCATGTCTTGGGCACTGACTCGTGGCGTAAGATACCTCAAGTCCCATCTTATCACGTCGTTGGTAGAGGCGTGTTCGCTAATGGATGTTTGCATTGGTTAGTTAGTAATGAATACGATGATTATTGCGATCGCCACTTAAGAAGACCAGTAATAAGCTTCGACATGGAGAAGGAGGAATTCGGATTAATCAATCCTCCTCGTGAACGACTAAAATCATTTTCGGTTAGTGAGCACTTGGTTGATTTAAATGGTGAAGTTGGATATGTGTGTACAATGTTCGAATATGACAGAATGGAAGTGTGGGTTTTGAAGGAGACAGGATGGGTGATCCACTGCAAGCTCGAGGAGAACCCGCCTATTCAATATGACGACTTCTTAAAGATAAaggttttagggttttggaatgaaAACGGAGACATATTAATGCAGGCGGTTTATTCGAAGCAGATGTTTGTTTACAACTTAAAGAGTGACAAATTTTATGAAGTCAAGTTCGATGGACCAGAAAAAGGAGTTGAAAGAGATATTCGATTGTATCAAAGTAGTTTGTTTTCAACCCGATATTCAATCATcaaaaaatga